Proteins found in one Methanospirillum hungatei JF-1 genomic segment:
- the ppdK gene encoding pyruvate, phosphate dikinase, whose amino-acid sequence MEKKWVYSFAEGDGKNKQLLGGKGANLCELTQSGIRVPPGFVITTEACLSYLNDPHRTLPHDLMEQVKTHLRSVEEAMHRRFGEKKKPLLVSVRSGSAMSMPGMMDTILNLGLNQDTLEGLIHDTGNERFCYDAYRRFIQLFGKVALGVPDELFDEAFEQIKKQAQVTQDIDLSARDLKDICKKFLQVVERYTAKPFPHDPNEQLEIAIKAVFNSWMGKRAVDYRREFKITPEMANGTAVNIVAMVFGNMSNNSATGVGFTRDPGTGENVIFGEYLVNAQGEDVVAGIRTPKPLAAMADEMPGIFKELMELRNSLESHFKEVQDFEFTIEEGVLYCLQTRNGKMNATAMVRTSVEMVHEGLIDKNQALLRIKPDMLEQLLFPRLDPHTDMQPVAKGLAASPGGASGIAIFDADRAEKMGHNGHKVILVREETKPEDIHGFFASQGILTSRGGKTSHAAVVARGMGKPCVAGAEGITVDVKLRQAIIGEVRISEGDIITIDGSTGAVYLGEVPLIEAEFSSDLVTLLSWADEKARLLVMANADTPADAKRALKFGAMGIGLCRTERMFNDPARLPIVIDMIIADTKEEREKALDKLLPIQREDFKNIFSIMAPRPVTIRLLDPPIHEFLPQEQQLIDEIDILRNLRKNLRGLRVLSDTVSFMYQNDPAHPKVLTPADPELLDAVILKKEMMLSKVRSLHEVNPMLGHRGVRLGLTFPEIYSMQIRAILEAAAECRKEGIDVHPEIMIPQVCTAQELNRVKEWVAEIHKQVEDAYGLKISCSFGSMLEVVRACMRAENLAEEAEFFSFGTNDLTQATFSFSREDAENKFLPMYNMNHILQDNPFEVLDVKGVGKLMELAVQWGRTTRPGMKVGICGEHGGHPASIEFCHQIGLTYVSCSSPRVPIARLAAAHAAIKSR is encoded by the coding sequence ATGGAAAAAAAATGGGTATATTCATTTGCAGAAGGGGATGGAAAAAATAAACAGTTACTCGGTGGAAAAGGGGCAAATCTGTGTGAACTAACACAATCAGGGATCAGGGTACCTCCCGGATTTGTTATAACTACCGAAGCCTGTCTGTCATATCTGAATGACCCTCATCGCACACTACCTCATGATCTGATGGAACAGGTCAAAACCCATCTTCGCTCTGTTGAAGAGGCGATGCACCGCAGATTCGGAGAGAAGAAAAAACCTCTTCTGGTATCTGTCCGTTCTGGCTCAGCCATGTCCATGCCAGGAATGATGGATACCATTTTAAATCTCGGGTTAAATCAGGACACTTTGGAGGGGCTTATTCATGATACCGGGAATGAACGATTTTGTTATGATGCATATCGCCGGTTTATCCAGTTATTTGGGAAAGTTGCTCTTGGAGTTCCAGATGAATTATTTGACGAAGCATTTGAACAGATAAAAAAACAGGCACAAGTTACCCAGGATATTGATCTGTCAGCCCGTGATCTTAAGGATATCTGTAAGAAATTTCTGCAGGTTGTCGAGCGTTACACCGCAAAACCCTTCCCTCATGATCCCAATGAACAACTGGAGATCGCAATAAAAGCAGTATTTAATTCCTGGATGGGGAAACGGGCGGTTGACTACCGAAGGGAATTTAAGATAACTCCGGAGATGGCGAACGGGACTGCAGTAAATATTGTCGCCATGGTCTTTGGAAATATGAGTAATAATTCTGCAACCGGGGTAGGATTTACCCGTGATCCAGGGACCGGGGAGAATGTCATCTTTGGTGAATACCTGGTAAATGCCCAGGGTGAGGATGTTGTCGCAGGAATCAGGACACCTAAACCCCTGGCGGCAATGGCCGATGAGATGCCTGGGATTTTCAAGGAGTTAATGGAACTCCGTAATTCGCTGGAATCACATTTCAAGGAGGTCCAGGACTTTGAATTTACTATTGAGGAAGGAGTACTCTATTGTCTTCAGACAAGAAACGGGAAGATGAATGCAACCGCCATGGTCAGAACATCGGTTGAGATGGTGCATGAGGGACTTATAGATAAAAATCAGGCACTCCTTCGGATAAAACCGGATATGCTTGAACAACTGCTCTTCCCAAGACTGGACCCTCATACTGATATGCAGCCGGTTGCAAAAGGGCTTGCAGCCTCTCCAGGTGGGGCATCAGGGATTGCGATTTTTGATGCTGATCGGGCGGAGAAGATGGGGCATAATGGCCATAAAGTCATATTGGTCAGAGAAGAGACAAAACCGGAGGACATTCACGGATTTTTCGCATCCCAGGGAATACTCACAAGCCGGGGAGGGAAAACATCACATGCGGCAGTCGTTGCAAGAGGTATGGGAAAGCCCTGTGTTGCAGGAGCAGAAGGGATCACTGTTGACGTTAAATTACGTCAAGCTATCATCGGGGAAGTCAGGATATCAGAAGGAGATATCATAACCATTGATGGATCAACCGGTGCAGTGTACCTAGGAGAAGTGCCCCTTATTGAAGCGGAATTTTCCTCTGATCTTGTTACTCTTCTCTCCTGGGCTGATGAGAAAGCCAGACTTCTGGTCATGGCAAATGCAGATACCCCCGCCGATGCAAAGCGTGCATTAAAATTCGGAGCAATGGGTATTGGTCTTTGTAGAACGGAACGGATGTTTAATGATCCAGCCAGGCTTCCCATCGTCATTGACATGATCATTGCAGATACAAAGGAAGAACGGGAAAAAGCACTTGATAAATTACTTCCCATCCAGCGGGAGGACTTCAAAAATATTTTTTCCATCATGGCACCACGACCAGTTACTATCCGGCTGCTTGATCCTCCGATACATGAATTTTTACCCCAGGAGCAGCAACTCATCGATGAAATAGATATTTTACGTAATCTGCGTAAGAATCTCCGGGGTCTTCGTGTTCTTTCAGATACGGTCTCATTCATGTATCAGAATGATCCTGCCCATCCAAAGGTCCTGACTCCTGCAGATCCGGAACTTCTTGATGCAGTCATATTAAAGAAAGAGATGATGCTGAGTAAAGTCCGATCTCTGCATGAGGTAAATCCGATGCTTGGTCACCGGGGAGTCCGGCTCGGGCTTACCTTCCCGGAGATTTATTCCATGCAGATTCGTGCAATCCTTGAGGCTGCAGCAGAGTGCAGAAAAGAGGGGATCGATGTCCATCCGGAGATTATGATCCCCCAGGTATGTACTGCCCAGGAGTTAAACAGGGTAAAGGAATGGGTTGCTGAGATTCACAAGCAGGTAGAGGACGCATATGGTCTGAAAATCTCCTGTTCCTTTGGATCGATGCTGGAGGTGGTCAGAGCCTGTATGCGTGCAGAAAACCTTGCCGAAGAAGCTGAGTTCTTCTCATTCGGAACAAATGACCTTACCCAGGCGACCTTCTCATTCTCACGGGAAGATGCAGAGAATAAGTTTCTGCCGATGTACAACATGAATCACATCCTTCAGGATAATCCCTTTGAGGTACTTGATGTGAAAGGTGTTGGAAAACTGATGGAACTGGCCGTTCAATGGGGGAGGACAACACGACCGGGTATGAAAGTAGGTATCTGTGGAGAACATGGCGGTCATCCGGCTTCAATAGAGTTCTGTCATCAGATAGGGCTGACCTATGTCTCTTGTTCTAGTCCACGGGTTCCGATTGCCAGACTTGCGGCTGCACATGCAGCAATAAAATCAAGATAA
- a CDS encoding amidohydrolase family protein, with the protein MTTWEESADVVFKNGIMFNPYTCEWVYEDFAVRNGIIIGTGPGYTGKEEVDLKSSYVCPGFIDAHVHIESSLLTPYEYARLVMKHGTTTVIADPHEIANVSGTAGIEYMLQAHADQPLDIMVMLPSCVPATPLDECAMTLTADLLRPFIGKNEVLGLGEMMNVPGVLSKDPLVMDKLTMTPIRDGHAPFLTGPMLDQYITTGLQSDHETTVLNEGKEKLQKGCSSLSGKARLNEICRRSSLW; encoded by the coding sequence ATGACCACATGGGAAGAATCAGCAGACGTAGTATTTAAAAATGGGATTATGTTCAACCCATATACCTGTGAATGGGTATATGAGGATTTTGCTGTCAGAAATGGGATAATAATCGGTACAGGTCCGGGATATACAGGAAAAGAAGAGGTAGACCTCAAATCCTCCTATGTCTGCCCTGGTTTTATCGATGCTCATGTCCATATTGAAAGTTCATTGCTTACCCCGTATGAATATGCACGGCTGGTTATGAAGCACGGAACAACCACGGTTATTGCAGATCCTCATGAAATTGCGAATGTAAGTGGAACTGCAGGGATTGAATATATGCTTCAGGCACATGCAGATCAGCCATTGGATATCATGGTTATGCTGCCGTCCTGTGTACCCGCCACCCCACTTGACGAATGTGCAATGACACTCACGGCTGATCTGCTTCGGCCCTTTATCGGTAAAAATGAGGTACTGGGCCTTGGAGAAATGATGAACGTACCCGGCGTTTTGTCAAAAGATCCCCTTGTTATGGATAAACTTACTATGACTCCCATCCGTGACGGACATGCACCTTTTCTGACCGGGCCAATGCTGGATCAGTATATTACCACCGGACTTCAAAGCGATCATGAAACCACGGTATTGAACGAAGGGAAAGAAAAACTACAAAAGGGATGTTCCTCTTTATCAGGGAAGGCTCGACTGAACGAAATCTGCAGACGCTCATCCCTCTGGTAA
- a CDS encoding flavin reductase family protein: MKQSIGKKPAIIPTPVLIIGTYDTTGKANGMTAAWGGVCSSDPLSISFSVQRTRHTYQALIEKKDCTICIPSTAHVKEADYFGVSSGRDRDKFSDTGLTPVRAPSVNAPYVDEFPLVIECRITHVVDVGVHDLFVAEVVDVLIDDSYLTADGKPDLQEAPFFFYNPLDRSYYKTGDYLMKGFSTGNLFK, translated from the coding sequence ATGAAACAATCAATCGGGAAGAAACCTGCAATCATTCCAACTCCTGTTCTCATTATCGGAACGTATGATACCACCGGAAAAGCAAATGGTATGACTGCAGCATGGGGCGGAGTCTGTAGTTCAGATCCCCTAAGCATCTCATTTTCCGTACAGCGGACCCGCCATACTTATCAGGCTCTGATAGAAAAGAAAGATTGTACTATCTGCATACCTTCAACAGCCCATGTAAAAGAGGCTGATTATTTTGGTGTATCATCAGGAAGAGACCGGGATAAATTTTCTGATACCGGTCTTACTCCGGTTCGTGCCCCTTCGGTAAATGCCCCTTATGTTGATGAATTTCCCCTCGTTATCGAATGTCGGATCACACACGTAGTTGATGTCGGAGTACATGATCTCTTTGTTGCTGAGGTTGTGGATGTTCTTATTGATGACTCATATCTGACAGCAGATGGGAAGCCTGATCTGCAGGAAGCACCTTTCTTCTTTTATAACCCCCTTGACCGGTCATATTATAAAACCGGTGATTATTTGATGAAGGGATTTTCAACCGGTAATCTCTTCAAATAA
- the proS gene encoding proline--tRNA ligase, translating to MEEQEGTLPQKADFSGWYNDILWRAEIMDVRYPVKGLYVWFPFGFGIRKRVYGILRELLDRDHEETLFPLLIPEPEFMKEAEHIKGFENEVYWVTHGGTTPLDIKLALRPTSETAIYPMYALWVRSHADLPIKVYQIVNTFRYETKHTRPLIRLREITSFKEAHTVHATWEDAERQVEDAIARYREFYDRLNIPVLISKRPDWDKFPGADYTIAVDTIMPDGRTLQIGTVHHLGDHFSKTFSIQYEDTKGQQQYCHQTCYGISERSIAALISMHGDDRGLMLPPEVAPVQIVIVPVIMKKREEEIMQAAELLEKELQNAGYRVKIDTRDLRPGAKYYYWEMRGVPLRLEIGPRDLDNGVVMGVLRSGGKESLPRADIIAEVNRKMTEFTAILQERAKTHIKDHLVMVKEESLVNEMVSKGVVAVHWCGNRECADRLEEIADASVLGTEVRTDLIDQTPGTCIICKKPESVVTLIGRSY from the coding sequence ATGGAGGAACAGGAAGGAACGCTCCCTCAAAAGGCAGATTTCTCAGGCTGGTACAATGATATCCTCTGGCGTGCGGAGATTATGGATGTCCGCTACCCGGTAAAAGGACTGTATGTGTGGTTCCCGTTTGGATTTGGTATCCGGAAACGGGTATATGGTATTCTTCGGGAATTACTTGACCGGGACCATGAGGAGACATTGTTTCCGCTTCTGATACCTGAACCGGAATTCATGAAAGAGGCTGAACATATCAAGGGTTTTGAAAATGAAGTATACTGGGTCACCCACGGAGGAACGACTCCCCTTGATATCAAACTCGCCCTTCGCCCGACCAGTGAGACGGCTATTTACCCGATGTATGCTCTCTGGGTAAGATCACATGCTGATCTTCCGATAAAAGTGTACCAGATTGTCAATACATTCAGGTACGAGACGAAGCATACACGCCCGCTTATCAGACTCCGTGAGATAACCTCATTTAAGGAGGCTCACACGGTCCATGCTACCTGGGAAGATGCTGAACGTCAGGTTGAGGATGCCATTGCACGATACCGGGAATTTTACGATCGGCTGAATATTCCGGTCCTGATATCAAAACGTCCTGACTGGGATAAGTTCCCGGGTGCAGATTATACCATCGCCGTGGATACCATCATGCCGGATGGGAGAACGCTTCAGATCGGAACCGTCCATCATCTTGGCGATCACTTCTCAAAAACATTCAGCATCCAGTATGAGGATACAAAAGGCCAGCAGCAGTACTGTCACCAGACCTGTTATGGCATATCAGAGCGATCAATTGCAGCCCTTATCAGTATGCATGGTGATGACCGTGGCCTTATGCTCCCACCCGAAGTTGCCCCGGTGCAGATCGTAATCGTCCCGGTTATTATGAAAAAGCGGGAGGAAGAGATCATGCAGGCTGCAGAACTGCTTGAGAAGGAGTTACAGAATGCAGGATACCGGGTGAAGATTGACACCCGTGATCTCAGACCTGGTGCAAAATATTACTACTGGGAGATGAGGGGAGTTCCTCTCAGGCTTGAAATCGGACCACGTGACCTTGACAATGGTGTTGTTATGGGAGTTCTCCGGTCTGGCGGTAAAGAGTCACTTCCACGGGCAGATATCATTGCTGAGGTGAACAGGAAGATGACTGAGTTCACGGCAATCCTTCAGGAGCGGGCAAAAACCCATATCAAAGATCATCTGGTCATGGTAAAAGAGGAATCTCTTGTGAATGAGATGGTTTCAAAAGGTGTTGTCGCTGTTCACTGGTGCGGGAACCGTGAATGTGCCGACCGGCTTGAAGAGATCGCTGATGCAAGCGTTCTGGGAACTGAAGTCAGGACCGATCTTATCGATCAGACTCCCGGTACCTGTATCATCTGCAAAAAGCCTGAATCAGTGGTCACCCTTATCGGCAGATCCTACTAA
- a CDS encoding RNB domain-containing ribonuclease — MKHQHVDLKSIAWETMERYGFTPRFPREVIHDTNHLSPEHHIKIKKGVKDLRGLLWSSIDNADSEDLDQIEFVKEGEHGEIHVKVAISDVDHYVTKNSSIDNHAGHNGTSVYPGIVTFHMLPDRLCKGITSLLPGQDCYAIIIEYMVLPDGEVRPGDIYRGVVRNKAKLVYEEIGDWLEGKISVPSRVAETDGLKKQLELQNEVAVRLRSHRRRQGALDLETLEAHVVSDGETVTDLVIQEQNAARCLIEEFMVAANGTMVAFLENAGLPMIQRVVRVPKYWEEIRLVAAKFGEKLPFNPDAKSLSSFLIKQREVDPERFPDLSLTVVKLMGSGEYVPFIPGKTPIGHFALAVTDYTHGTAPNRRYVDLIIQRLIKSVLLGTKSPYHVRELEEKAEWLSGREKAANKVERFMRKSAAAVLLKPRIGETFEGFVTGASEKGTYVRLIRPPAEGRVMRRESGLKVGQKVMVKLLKTDPYNGHIDFEYLHDAGKV, encoded by the coding sequence ATGAAACATCAACATGTTGATCTGAAATCTATCGCATGGGAAACTATGGAGAGGTATGGGTTTACTCCCCGGTTTCCCCGTGAAGTCATCCATGACACGAATCACTTATCCCCAGAACATCATATAAAAATCAAAAAAGGAGTCAAAGACCTCCGAGGGCTTCTCTGGAGCTCTATTGATAATGCGGATTCAGAAGACCTTGATCAGATTGAGTTTGTGAAAGAAGGAGAACATGGTGAGATTCATGTGAAAGTGGCCATTTCAGATGTTGATCATTATGTGACCAAGAATTCCTCAATCGATAACCATGCAGGACATAATGGAACATCGGTTTATCCAGGGATTGTAACCTTTCATATGCTCCCCGACCGGCTTTGTAAAGGGATTACCTCACTTCTTCCAGGTCAGGACTGTTATGCAATTATTATTGAATACATGGTTCTTCCAGATGGAGAAGTCAGACCAGGAGATATTTACCGGGGAGTGGTTCGGAATAAGGCGAAACTCGTGTATGAAGAGATCGGAGACTGGCTGGAAGGTAAGATTTCGGTTCCATCACGGGTTGCAGAGACAGATGGTTTGAAAAAGCAACTGGAACTACAAAATGAAGTTGCAGTACGCCTTCGATCTCATCGAAGAAGACAAGGCGCCCTGGACCTTGAAACTCTTGAGGCTCACGTGGTCTCTGATGGTGAAACAGTTACTGACCTGGTAATCCAGGAACAAAATGCTGCCCGTTGTCTTATTGAAGAGTTTATGGTCGCAGCAAATGGAACGATGGTGGCTTTTCTTGAGAACGCCGGTCTGCCCATGATACAAAGGGTCGTCAGGGTTCCCAAGTACTGGGAGGAGATTCGGCTTGTTGCTGCGAAATTCGGAGAGAAACTTCCATTCAATCCGGATGCAAAATCACTCTCATCTTTCCTGATAAAACAGCGTGAAGTAGATCCTGAGCGATTTCCAGATCTCTCTCTTACGGTTGTAAAACTCATGGGTTCAGGAGAATATGTCCCTTTTATTCCTGGTAAGACTCCTATCGGACACTTTGCTCTTGCAGTCACCGATTACACGCATGGCACCGCTCCAAACCGGAGATATGTTGATCTTATCATCCAGCGGCTAATCAAGTCTGTTCTTCTGGGAACCAAATCCCCTTATCATGTCAGGGAACTTGAGGAAAAAGCAGAATGGCTCTCCGGTCGGGAAAAGGCAGCAAATAAGGTTGAACGGTTTATGAGAAAATCTGCCGCGGCAGTTCTTTTAAAACCAAGGATTGGAGAGACTTTTGAGGGATTTGTAACCGGTGCATCAGAAAAAGGAACATATGTCAGACTTATCCGCCCCCCGGCAGAAGGAAGAGTAATGCGAAGAGAATCTGGTCTTAAAGTGGGGCAGAAAGTGATGGTGAAATTATTAAAGACCGATCCGTATAATGGCCATATCGATTTTGAATACCTGCATGATGCTGGAAAAGTATAG
- a CDS encoding STAS domain-containing protein — MASPDVETDLIYTLKKEAGSALPIDIWYEGEMWIFHPIGSIDTTTSSDLEGTLIEGINQGMRWIILDLTDVRYISSAGIRVFIAAAKTLKEKKGELLFSTPNKNVSDILRLSGLFKIFKVYPDNAAAIRSFTVK, encoded by the coding sequence ATGGCATCACCTGACGTCGAGACAGATCTTATCTATACATTAAAAAAGGAAGCAGGTTCTGCTCTCCCCATTGATATCTGGTATGAGGGAGAAATGTGGATTTTTCATCCGATAGGTTCTATCGATACCACGACATCATCTGACCTTGAAGGAACATTGATAGAAGGAATTAATCAGGGAATGCGTTGGATTATTCTGGATCTGACCGACGTGCGATATATATCAAGTGCAGGTATTCGTGTTTTTATTGCTGCAGCCAAGACTCTGAAGGAAAAGAAAGGTGAGCTTCTGTTTTCTACCCCAAATAAAAATGTATCTGATATACTCCGGTTATCAGGGTTGTTCAAAATTTTTAAAGTTTATCCGGATAATGCAGCAGCAATTCGGTCATTCACCGTCAAATAA
- a CDS encoding PAS domain S-box protein, translating to MDSSESLYQIWYELTSGIEDGIVILNTLDIICHLNKGISQLFPVTRENYVGRQFDEFIEEVVLPVIKNADSISPNGYHLISSTLKDQDLYIFSGPGKGQSVEFSILEKNDSDYHWKMGYFRRITRWKKTEELLIRIEERFRIIFENLFDSVAMYPVDESFYPGHFIEANSSSVKRLGYTQAELMRLSPADILPPEEFGRFLSFIKNFRISPVQTAEFSEVTKDGTIIPVEITALVVKIRNEEFIIQISRDISDRVKIRQLQMNAFEQINRNIEQFAILNDRIRNPLSVILTLASFSETPESTRIAEQVHIIDSLVDELDKGFIESEKVRKFLVRYFQADT from the coding sequence ATGGATTCATCAGAGAGTTTATATCAGATCTGGTATGAGCTCACCTCCGGGATAGAGGATGGTATTGTAATTCTAAACACATTAGATATCATCTGTCACCTGAACAAAGGTATTTCTCAGTTATTTCCAGTCACCAGAGAGAATTATGTCGGCAGACAATTTGATGAATTCATTGAGGAAGTTGTTCTTCCGGTGATAAAAAACGCAGATAGTATCTCACCGAATGGATATCACCTTATTTCTTCCACCCTGAAAGACCAAGATCTTTATATTTTTTCCGGACCTGGAAAGGGACAGTCTGTAGAATTTTCCATTCTGGAGAAGAATGATTCTGATTACCATTGGAAAATGGGGTATTTCCGGAGAATCACCAGATGGAAAAAGACTGAAGAACTCTTAATCAGGATAGAGGAGCGATTCAGAATTATTTTTGAAAATCTTTTTGACTCTGTCGCCATGTATCCAGTTGATGAATCATTTTATCCGGGGCACTTTATTGAAGCTAATTCATCATCGGTAAAAAGGCTGGGATACACCCAGGCGGAACTTATGAGGCTATCGCCTGCAGACATTCTCCCCCCTGAAGAGTTTGGACGTTTTTTATCATTCATTAAAAATTTTAGAATTTCACCAGTTCAGACCGCAGAATTTTCAGAAGTTACAAAAGATGGAACGATCATTCCTGTCGAGATAACAGCTCTTGTTGTAAAAATCCGAAACGAAGAATTCATAATTCAGATCTCAAGGGATATTTCAGATCGGGTTAAAATCAGGCAACTCCAGATGAATGCATTTGAACAGATCAATAGGAATATTGAACAGTTTGCAATTTTAAATGATCGGATTCGTAATCCATTAAGTGTTATCCTGACACTTGCATCATTCTCTGAAACTCCTGAAAGCACCAGAATTGCTGAACAGGTACATATCATTGATTCTCTGGTTGATGAACTTGATAAAGGATTTATTGAATCAGAAAAAGTCAGGAAATTTCTTGTCCGATATTTTCAGGCAGATACATGA
- a CDS encoding adenine deaminase C-terminal domain-containing protein, protein MFLFIREGSTERNLQTLIPLVNGCSSSRCSFCTDDRHADMLVTSGHIDDCIRKAIEFGCEPELAYRMATLSPAERFRLYDRGAISPGRIADFCVIEDLKKCTVHSTYKNGKLVLPEQFRSEKNHTIKNWPFHAKTPSMEDIRITGTGIARVVRIQEGQIGTKAEYLHLSSEDIPDLKRDILKIVVVSRYYPDIIGVGLVQGLRLTRGAMASSVSHDSHNIIAVGTSDSEIISAIASVIKNTGAMVVRDGDEEACLPLSLAGLMSELPYEDVCSALESIHHLTTACGAIRDPFMYLSFLALSVIPELRVTTRGVFDVNRFSTVPVFIDEEESGKP, encoded by the coding sequence ATGTTCCTCTTTATCAGGGAAGGCTCGACTGAACGAAATCTGCAGACGCTCATCCCTCTGGTAAACGGATGTTCATCATCACGCTGTAGTTTCTGCACCGATGATCGCCATGCTGATATGTTGGTAACATCCGGCCATATTGACGATTGTATCAGAAAAGCAATTGAATTTGGATGTGAACCGGAACTTGCATACAGAATGGCAACGCTCTCACCCGCAGAACGGTTTCGTTTGTATGACAGAGGTGCCATAAGTCCAGGTCGTATTGCTGATTTCTGTGTTATTGAAGATTTAAAGAAATGCACTGTCCATTCCACATATAAAAACGGGAAACTCGTATTGCCAGAACAATTCAGATCTGAAAAAAATCATACGATAAAAAACTGGCCATTCCATGCAAAAACCCCCTCTATGGAGGATATCAGGATAACCGGAACAGGCATCGCACGGGTTGTCCGGATACAGGAAGGACAGATTGGAACGAAGGCAGAGTACCTTCATCTGTCAAGTGAAGACATTCCTGATCTGAAAAGAGACATATTAAAAATTGTCGTTGTTTCACGCTATTATCCGGATATTATCGGCGTGGGTCTGGTTCAAGGTCTTAGACTTACCCGGGGAGCAATGGCATCAAGTGTTTCACATGATTCCCATAATATCATCGCAGTTGGTACAAGTGATAGTGAAATCATCTCAGCGATTGCTTCCGTGATAAAGAATACGGGAGCTATGGTTGTACGGGATGGAGATGAGGAGGCATGTTTACCTCTCTCTTTGGCTGGATTAATGTCAGAATTGCCGTATGAAGATGTATGTAGTGCTTTAGAGAGTATTCATCACCTTACAACAGCCTGTGGTGCGATACGAGATCCCTTCATGTACCTCTCATTTCTGGCATTATCAGTAATTCCAGAATTACGGGTAACAACCAGGGGAGTTTTTGATGTAAACCGGTTTTCCACTGTACCTGTCTTTATTGATGAAGAAGAATCAGGAAAACCCTGA
- the thiD gene encoding bifunctional hydroxymethylpyrimidine kinase/phosphomethylpyrimidine kinase, with amino-acid sequence MTFQFPAALTIAGSDPSGGAGIQMDLKTFAKTGVWGMAVITALTAQNAAQVTGSWPMDPEMVREQIIAVLEDLTPGAIKTGMLANTEIIKAVEETVPKDVPLVIDPVMISTSGYRLLNDDAICDICERLIPLAHLITPNIPEAEIISQMKIASDEDVILAGSKIMDLGAKQVLIKGGHGKGDDAIDYLIMKEGNISFRHTRLPYDVHGSGCCLSAAITGYIAQGFDDISCCKKAKDLVTFGIRHAYEGKNKHKMINP; translated from the coding sequence ATGACATTCCAATTCCCTGCTGCACTCACTATTGCCGGATCTGACCCTTCTGGTGGTGCAGGGATTCAGATGGATCTGAAGACCTTTGCAAAGACGGGAGTATGGGGGATGGCAGTCATCACTGCACTCACCGCCCAGAATGCAGCACAGGTGACCGGCTCATGGCCGATGGACCCGGAAATGGTAAGGGAGCAGATAATTGCCGTTCTTGAGGACCTGACACCGGGAGCGATAAAAACCGGGATGCTTGCAAATACAGAAATTATAAAGGCAGTTGAAGAAACCGTTCCCAAAGATGTTCCCCTGGTCATTGATCCGGTGATGATCTCAACGTCAGGATACCGGCTCCTGAATGATGATGCTATCTGTGATATCTGTGAGCGTCTGATACCCCTGGCACATCTCATAACCCCAAATATTCCTGAAGCAGAAATCATCTCCCAAATGAAGATCGCGTCTGATGAAGATGTGATTCTTGCTGGGAGTAAAATTATGGATCTTGGAGCAAAACAGGTTTTGATAAAAGGAGGTCATGGTAAGGGAGATGATGCGATTGACTACCTTATCATGAAAGAGGGAAACATATCCTTTCGTCATACCAGATTACCATATGATGTTCATGGATCCGGGTGTTGTCTTTCAGCAGCGATAACCGGATATATTGCACAAGGGTTTGATGATATATCATGCTGCAAAAAAGCAAAGGACCTGGTTACTTTTGGAATCCGGCATGCATATGAGGGAAAAAACAAACATAAAATGATTAATCCTTAG